The following are from one region of the Vicugna pacos chromosome 9, VicPac4, whole genome shotgun sequence genome:
- the FXYD3 gene encoding FXYD domain-containing ion transport regulator 3 isoform X1, translated as MQEVALSLLVLLAGLPALDANDPEDKNSPFYYDWHSLRVSGLICAGVLCALGIIVLMSGKCKCKFSQKPRRHPGDAPPLITTGSAHNC; from the exons ATGCAAGAGGTGGCCCTGAGTCTGCTCGTCCTCCTGGCAG gcctGCCTGCCTTGGACGCCAACGACCCAGAAG ATAAAAACAGCCCTTTCTACTATG ACTGGCACAGCCTCCGGGTCAGCGGGCTCATCTGCGCAGGCGTCCTGTGTGCCCTTGGCATCATTGTCCTCATGA GTGGGAAATGCAAATGCAAGTTCAGTCAGAAGCCCCG CCGCCACCCCGGGGATGCCCCACCTCTCATCACAACAG GCTCTGCCCATAACTGCTGA
- the FXYD3 gene encoding FXYD domain-containing ion transport regulator 3 isoform X2, with product MQEVALSLLVLLAGLPALDANDPEDKNSPFYYDWHSLRVSGLICAGVLCALGIIVLMTATPGMPHLSSQQALPITAEDR from the exons ATGCAAGAGGTGGCCCTGAGTCTGCTCGTCCTCCTGGCAG gcctGCCTGCCTTGGACGCCAACGACCCAGAAG ATAAAAACAGCCCTTTCTACTATG ACTGGCACAGCCTCCGGGTCAGCGGGCTCATCTGCGCAGGCGTCCTGTGTGCCCTTGGCATCATTGTCCTCATGA CCGCCACCCCGGGGATGCCCCACCTCTCATCACAACAG GCTCTGCCCATAACTGCTGAGGATAGATAA
- the FXYD1 gene encoding phospholemman — translation MASLSHILVLCVGLLGMVNADSPQEHDPFTYDYQSLRIGGLIIAGILFILGILIVLSRRCRCKFNQQQRTGEPDEEEGTFRSSIRRLSTRRR, via the exons ATGGCCTCTCTCAGCCACATCTTGGTTCTCTGTGTGGGTCTCCTCGGCATGGTCAATGCAG acTCTCCACAGGAACACGACCCATTCACCTATG ACTACCAGTCCCTGCGGATCGGAGGCCTCATCATCGCCGGGATTCTCTTCATCCTGGGCATTCTCATCGTCCTGA GCAGAAGATGCCGGTGCAAATTCAACCAGCagcagag GACTGGGGAACCTGATGAAGAGGAGGGAACTTTCCGCAGCTCCATCCGCC GTCTGTCCACTCGCAGGCGGTAG
- the LGI4 gene encoding leucine-rich repeat LGI family member 4 isoform X2 has translation MGGAGILLLLLLLLLLAGAGVGEAWRPPKGKCPLRCSCSKDSALCEGSPDLPESFSPSLLSLSLVRTGVTQLKAGSFLRVPSLHLLLFTSNSFSVIEDDAFAGLSHLQYLSLANNQLETLPRFLFRGLETLTHVDLRGNPFQCDCRVLWLLQWIPTVNASVGTGACAGPTALAHMQLRHLDPKTFKCRAIELSWFQTVGELALGAEAFSYQGEPHIILAQPFAGRCLILTWDYSLQRFRPEEELSAPSVVSCKPLVLGPRLFVLAARLWGGSQLWARPGPDLRLAPMQALAPRRLLRPNDAELLWLEGQPCFVVADASKAGSTTLLCRDGPGFYPRQSLHAWHRDTDVEPLELDGRPHLLLASASQRPVLFHWFGGRFERRTDIPEAEDVYATHHFQAGGDVFLCLTRYIGDSMVMRWDGSMFRLLQQLPSRGAHVFQPLLIAKDQLAILGSDFAFSQVFRLDPDRGLLEQLQELGPPALVAPRAFAHITTAGRRFLFAACFKGPTQIYQHHELDLSA, from the exons ATGGGAGGGGCAGgaattctgctgctgctgctgctgctgctgctgctggctggggcgggggtgggcgaGGCCTGGAGACCCCCAAAGGGAAAGTGTCCTCTGAGATGCTCCTGCTCCAAAGACAGTGCCCTGTGTGAGGGCTCCCCGGACCTGCCAGAGAGCTTCTCCCCGAGCCTGCTGTCGCT CTCACTTGTTAGAACTGGAGTCACCCAGCTGAAGGCCGGAAGCTTCCTGAGGGTGCCGTCACTGCACCTGCT TCTCTTCACATCCAACTCCTTCTCCGTGATTGAGGACGATGCGTTTGCAGGCCTGTCCCACCTGCAGTACCT GAGCCTGGCCAATAACCAGCTCGAGACCCTCCCCAGATTCCTATTCCGAGGCCTGGAGACCCTGACTCATGT GGACCTCCGCGGGAACCCGTTCCAGTGTGACTGCCGCGTCCTCTGGCTGCTGCAGTGGATACCCACCGTGAACGCCAGCGTGGGGACCGGGGCCTGTGCCGGCCCCACCGCCCTGGCCCACATGCAGCTCCGCCACCTCGACCCCAAGACGTTCAAGTGCAGAGCCATAG AGCTGTCCTGGTTCCAGACGGTCGGAGAGTTGGCGCTGGGCGCAGAGGCCTTCTCCTACCAGGGGGAACCCCACATCATCCTGGCACAGCCCTTTGCTGGCCGCTGCCTGATCCTCACCTGGGACTACAGCCTGCAGCGCTTCCGGCCAGAGGAAGAGCTGTCTG CGCCCTCGGTGGTGTCCTGCAAGCCGCTGGTGCTGGGCCCGCGCCTCTTCGTGCTGGCCGCCCGCCTGTGGGGAGGCTCGCAGCTgtgggcccggcccggccccgacCTGCGCCTGGCCCCGATGCAGGCCCTGGCCCCGCGGCGGCTGCTGCGGCCCAATGATGCCGAGCTCCTGTGGCTGGAAGGGCAGCCCTGCTTCGTGGTGGCTGATGCCTCCAAGGCGGGCAGCACCACGCTGCTGTGCCGCGACGGGCCCGGCTTCTACCCGCGCCAGAGCCTGCACGCCTGGCACCGGGACACGGACGTCGAGCCCCTGGAGCTGGACGGCCGGCCCCATCTGCTGCTGGCCTCGGCCTCGCAGAGGCCCGTGCTCTTCCACTGGTTTGGGGGCCGCTTCGAGAGGCGCACGGACATCCCTGAGGCGGAGGACGTCTATGCCACACACCACTTCCAGGCCGGTGGGGATGTGTTCCTGTGCCTGACACGCTACATCGGGGACTCCATG GTCATGCGCTGGGATGGCTCCATGTTCCGCCTGCTGCAGCAACTTCCCTCTCGCGGTGCCCACGTCTTTCAGCCACTGCTCATCGCCAAGGACCAGCTGGCCATCCTGGGCAGTGACTTTGCCTTCAGCCAGGTCTTTCGCCTTGACCCTGACAGAGGGCTCCTAGAGCAGCTGCAGGAGCTGGGGCCCCCAGCCTTGGTGGCCCCCCGTGCCTTTGCCCACATCACCACGGCCGGCAGACGCTTCCTCTTCGCTGCTTGCTTCAAGGGCCCCACACAGATCTACCAGCATCACGAGTTAGACCTCAGTGCCTGA
- the LGI4 gene encoding leucine-rich repeat LGI family member 4 isoform X1 → MGGAGILLLLLLLLLLAGAGVGEAWRPPKGKCPLRCSCSKDSALCEGSPDLPESFSPSLLSLSLVRTGVTQLKAGSFLRVPSLHLLLFTSNSFSVIEDDAFAGLSHLQYLFIEDNEIGSISKNALRGLRSLTHLSLANNQLETLPRFLFRGLETLTHVDLRGNPFQCDCRVLWLLQWIPTVNASVGTGACAGPTALAHMQLRHLDPKTFKCRAIELSWFQTVGELALGAEAFSYQGEPHIILAQPFAGRCLILTWDYSLQRFRPEEELSAPSVVSCKPLVLGPRLFVLAARLWGGSQLWARPGPDLRLAPMQALAPRRLLRPNDAELLWLEGQPCFVVADASKAGSTTLLCRDGPGFYPRQSLHAWHRDTDVEPLELDGRPHLLLASASQRPVLFHWFGGRFERRTDIPEAEDVYATHHFQAGGDVFLCLTRYIGDSMVMRWDGSMFRLLQQLPSRGAHVFQPLLIAKDQLAILGSDFAFSQVFRLDPDRGLLEQLQELGPPALVAPRAFAHITTAGRRFLFAACFKGPTQIYQHHELDLSA, encoded by the exons ATGGGAGGGGCAGgaattctgctgctgctgctgctgctgctgctgctggctggggcgggggtgggcgaGGCCTGGAGACCCCCAAAGGGAAAGTGTCCTCTGAGATGCTCCTGCTCCAAAGACAGTGCCCTGTGTGAGGGCTCCCCGGACCTGCCAGAGAGCTTCTCCCCGAGCCTGCTGTCGCT CTCACTTGTTAGAACTGGAGTCACCCAGCTGAAGGCCGGAAGCTTCCTGAGGGTGCCGTCACTGCACCTGCT TCTCTTCACATCCAACTCCTTCTCCGTGATTGAGGACGATGCGTTTGCAGGCCTGTCCCACCTGCAGTACCT CTTTATCGAGGACAATGAGATTGGCTCCATCTCCAAGAACGCTCTCCGAGGACTTCGCTCACTCACACACCT GAGCCTGGCCAATAACCAGCTCGAGACCCTCCCCAGATTCCTATTCCGAGGCCTGGAGACCCTGACTCATGT GGACCTCCGCGGGAACCCGTTCCAGTGTGACTGCCGCGTCCTCTGGCTGCTGCAGTGGATACCCACCGTGAACGCCAGCGTGGGGACCGGGGCCTGTGCCGGCCCCACCGCCCTGGCCCACATGCAGCTCCGCCACCTCGACCCCAAGACGTTCAAGTGCAGAGCCATAG AGCTGTCCTGGTTCCAGACGGTCGGAGAGTTGGCGCTGGGCGCAGAGGCCTTCTCCTACCAGGGGGAACCCCACATCATCCTGGCACAGCCCTTTGCTGGCCGCTGCCTGATCCTCACCTGGGACTACAGCCTGCAGCGCTTCCGGCCAGAGGAAGAGCTGTCTG CGCCCTCGGTGGTGTCCTGCAAGCCGCTGGTGCTGGGCCCGCGCCTCTTCGTGCTGGCCGCCCGCCTGTGGGGAGGCTCGCAGCTgtgggcccggcccggccccgacCTGCGCCTGGCCCCGATGCAGGCCCTGGCCCCGCGGCGGCTGCTGCGGCCCAATGATGCCGAGCTCCTGTGGCTGGAAGGGCAGCCCTGCTTCGTGGTGGCTGATGCCTCCAAGGCGGGCAGCACCACGCTGCTGTGCCGCGACGGGCCCGGCTTCTACCCGCGCCAGAGCCTGCACGCCTGGCACCGGGACACGGACGTCGAGCCCCTGGAGCTGGACGGCCGGCCCCATCTGCTGCTGGCCTCGGCCTCGCAGAGGCCCGTGCTCTTCCACTGGTTTGGGGGCCGCTTCGAGAGGCGCACGGACATCCCTGAGGCGGAGGACGTCTATGCCACACACCACTTCCAGGCCGGTGGGGATGTGTTCCTGTGCCTGACACGCTACATCGGGGACTCCATG GTCATGCGCTGGGATGGCTCCATGTTCCGCCTGCTGCAGCAACTTCCCTCTCGCGGTGCCCACGTCTTTCAGCCACTGCTCATCGCCAAGGACCAGCTGGCCATCCTGGGCAGTGACTTTGCCTTCAGCCAGGTCTTTCGCCTTGACCCTGACAGAGGGCTCCTAGAGCAGCTGCAGGAGCTGGGGCCCCCAGCCTTGGTGGCCCCCCGTGCCTTTGCCCACATCACCACGGCCGGCAGACGCTTCCTCTTCGCTGCTTGCTTCAAGGGCCCCACACAGATCTACCAGCATCACGAGTTAGACCTCAGTGCCTGA